Proteins encoded together in one Thermococcus barophilus MP window:
- a CDS encoding ABC transporter permease subunit, translating into MNPILNVAIKDLQESIKTKRLAITLAIFILAGIGMAYWLKSVMMNVPFSSGDEQFLSRAIRGNLLSTAKNFLAIFSMLIGADAINREIESGTIKVTLGHPIYRDQFILGKLLGRAVTVMFGFAIFSVVSTASMLIIGIPLNTDILLTFIKPLPFFVLFSLVYLSLGVLLSTAIKKPSTAIIVAIILPIFLEMVYPMVVSMVIAIKAFASGGASPQAIQEIVRKVQTFLMIQPGFHMENINNAIFYGMTSSQIATSGVAFQVSPQISGVSYVEALSLAWKNIVLLFVMMLIPFALAYLRFMKADLR; encoded by the coding sequence ATGAACCCAATTTTGAATGTTGCAATTAAAGACCTTCAAGAAAGTATTAAAACCAAACGACTAGCAATAACACTTGCAATTTTTATTTTAGCTGGAATTGGGATGGCTTACTGGCTAAAGAGTGTAATGATGAATGTTCCATTTTCATCCGGAGACGAGCAGTTTTTAAGCAGAGCCATAAGGGGAAACCTCCTTTCAACAGCAAAGAACTTTCTTGCAATATTTTCCATGCTGATAGGTGCTGATGCGATAAACAGAGAAATCGAAAGCGGAACGATAAAAGTGACACTTGGGCATCCTATTTACAGAGATCAGTTTATCCTTGGAAAACTCCTTGGAAGGGCAGTTACTGTTATGTTTGGCTTTGCAATTTTTTCTGTGGTGAGCACAGCATCGATGCTTATAATAGGGATTCCTCTCAACACTGACATACTTCTGACTTTCATAAAGCCTCTGCCGTTCTTCGTACTATTCTCCCTTGTGTACCTTTCACTTGGGGTGCTCCTTTCAACGGCGATAAAAAAGCCCTCGACAGCAATAATAGTTGCAATAATACTCCCAATTTTTCTTGAGATGGTTTATCCGATGGTTGTGTCTATGGTAATAGCCATCAAGGCCTTTGCCTCTGGTGGAGCATCACCCCAAGCAATTCAGGAGATCGTTAGGAAGGTGCAGACATTTCTCATGATACAGCCTGGTTTTCACATGGAAAACATTAACAATGCAATATTTTATGGAATGACTTCCTCTCAAATTGCTACCTCTGGCGTGGCATTTCAGGTATCACCTCAGATATCAGGTGTATCATATGTTGAAGCACTGAGCTTGGCTTGGAAGAACATAGTCTTACTTTTTGTCATGATGCTGATTCCATTTGCCCTTGCCTATTTGAGATTCATGAAAGCTGATTTGAGGTGA
- a CDS encoding ABC transporter permease: MSVKAINIAMKDFEVSIRTRKFQIIIALFTIISLGMIYSSKRLGISANLYKTPFQMLFLSSFSNAFNYSIASLGILLGATAINEEIEKGTLKLVASKPVYRDEIIAGKLLGGLLTLSVALALFYILTVAFALILGVLITGDDLMKFLATFPFSTLYGLVFLSLGLLVSTLIKKSKNALIMSIFLFVFFGFLLSIIAGVVAFAVAGLPPVPNIPENATNLSDEQLQEIFLKDQAYQAWLTKLTITAEKILYISPNYHYQEIIRILFGGKPQISDIVSALAYEQSVVEERSIVESLGLVWENITALLIMFIFPFAMAYVRFMKADLR, encoded by the coding sequence ATGAGTGTGAAAGCCATCAACATAGCGATGAAGGATTTCGAAGTTAGCATTAGAACAAGAAAATTTCAAATAATAATAGCTCTCTTCACAATAATCTCTCTGGGAATGATTTATAGCTCAAAAAGACTTGGCATAAGTGCAAACTTATATAAAACGCCCTTCCAAATGCTCTTCCTCTCAAGCTTCTCCAATGCGTTCAACTACTCAATAGCCTCATTAGGAATTCTCCTTGGAGCAACTGCAATAAACGAAGAAATTGAAAAAGGAACCCTAAAGTTAGTAGCTTCAAAGCCAGTATATAGGGATGAAATAATTGCTGGCAAGCTCCTGGGGGGTTTGTTAACCCTTAGCGTAGCCTTAGCGTTGTTCTATATCTTAACAGTGGCTTTTGCACTAATCTTAGGAGTTCTAATAACCGGAGATGACCTGATGAAGTTTTTAGCAACTTTTCCCTTCAGCACGCTCTATGGATTAGTTTTCTTGAGCTTGGGTCTGTTAGTTTCAACACTCATTAAAAAATCTAAAAATGCTCTAATAATGTCAATTTTCCTGTTTGTCTTCTTTGGCTTTTTGCTTTCAATAATCGCTGGGGTAGTAGCATTTGCAGTGGCTGGCTTGCCTCCAGTTCCCAATATCCCCGAGAATGCTACAAATCTGAGCGATGAACAGCTTCAAGAGATATTCCTTAAAGACCAGGCATATCAGGCATGGCTGACCAAGCTGACAATAACGGCAGAGAAAATCCTTTATATCTCTCCAAACTACCATTATCAGGAAATAATCAGGATACTCTTTGGAGGAAAACCTCAAATTAGTGATATAGTATCGGCCTTAGCTTATGAGCAGAGTGTCGTGGAGGAAAGATCAATCGTAGAGAGTCTTGGGCTGGTATGGGAGAATATCACTGCACTACTTATCATGTTCATTTTTCCTTTTGCGATGGCCTATGTAAGGTTCATGAAAGCTGATTTGAGGTGA
- a CDS encoding stage II sporulation protein M, with product MFSFHYIFLNNLKVVLLLSFGGVLTFGGLTFLNLIFNGVNVGVMFYAYLNLGELKTFFLLILPHGIFEIPAIIIAGAAGFKIPYELLRFALGKKEEIISEEDAKEFFKLFLISMILIFIAALIESTITAKIAESLG from the coding sequence ATGTTTTCTTTCCATTATATTTTCCTTAACAACCTTAAGGTTGTATTATTGCTTTCTTTCGGCGGTGTTTTAACGTTTGGTGGCTTAACTTTCTTAAACTTGATTTTTAATGGTGTAAACGTAGGGGTAATGTTCTACGCTTATCTAAATTTAGGGGAGCTTAAAACTTTCTTCCTCTTGATTCTCCCTCACGGCATCTTCGAGATCCCTGCTATCATCATTGCTGGTGCTGCTGGTTTTAAGATTCCTTACGAGCTGTTAAGATTCGCCTTGGGTAAGAAAGAAGAAATAATTAGCGAGGAGGACGCTAAAGAATTCTTTAAACTCTTTCTTATCTCAATGATTCTGATTTTTATTGCCGCATTAATTGAGAGCACTATTACGGCAAAAATTGCCGAAAGCTTGGGGTGA
- a CDS encoding YbjQ family protein, whose product MDEFIVATTEHVPGYKVVKVLGIARGATVRAKHIGKDILAGLRNIVGGEVKEYTEMLAEAREVAIQRMIEHAKSMGANAVIGVRFMTSSIAAGAAEIFAYGTAVILEKE is encoded by the coding sequence ATGGATGAGTTCATTGTCGCAACCACCGAGCATGTTCCTGGTTACAAAGTCGTCAAGGTTCTTGGCATTGCGCGAGGGGCAACCGTTAGGGCTAAGCACATTGGAAAGGACATCCTTGCTGGGCTTAGAAATATAGTTGGTGGTGAGGTCAAAGAATACACTGAAATGCTTGCCGAGGCGAGAGAAGTGGCAATTCAAAGGATGATCGAACATGCGAAGAGCATGGGAGCAAATGCCGTCATTGGCGTTCGCTTCATGACCTCGAGCATTGCCGCTGGAGCCGCTGAGATTTTTGCATATGGCACGGCAGTTATTCTTGAGAAAGAGTAG
- a CDS encoding P-loop NTPase family protein, which translates to MRLNSEARAIYKSIREEIKKRIQLKESLAYLDKFEPTNDKKEILRRQTYFKENFPRIVPELKGILAKIEPIRFKKDFLHDRLLVVDESELEKAQALGVCEVSTEPLEGYDLTLSTVGIGIDVELSISEIAPELYIMPLWENRETLKALSQIANLLGEKSVAESILKKLGELEEIMKRRELIENLDELIAEEERRLNKKIAEKLERFSLTLTGKELLEFLKELREGDYGAIFKHFSEIESEILEEINEAEKRLSERLNFTVELFSRENLYPIEVLPESIEALHQELERELKIELYLKSREILDEIKHLIPKLREEINKAYELEFLRAVKEFTEGFTFPELIEGGITFINGRHLFIKNPQPVSYVVGKAPIEFNGVNGERVVILTGANSGGKTSLLELTSQIVILTHMGFPVNAEKAWVEVLDELFFFKRKRSIYGAGAFETALKSFVRALTSDGRKLILIDEFEAITEPGAAVKIIAELLKIAYEKGFYVIIVSHLGEDLKKELPFARVDGIEAQGLDENLNLIVDRQPKFGVLGKSTPELIVEKLYRAKRGKEKKIFERVWRAFT; encoded by the coding sequence ATGAGGCTCAACAGCGAAGCGAGAGCAATCTACAAAAGCATCCGTGAGGAAATAAAGAAAAGGATTCAACTTAAGGAGAGCTTAGCTTATCTTGATAAATTTGAACCCACAAATGACAAAAAGGAGATTCTTAGGAGACAGACTTATTTTAAAGAAAACTTTCCAAGAATTGTGCCAGAACTGAAAGGGATATTGGCAAAAATCGAGCCAATTCGTTTTAAAAAGGATTTTCTGCACGATAGGCTTTTGGTCGTTGATGAAAGTGAATTAGAAAAAGCCCAAGCTTTGGGAGTGTGTGAAGTCTCAACAGAGCCTTTGGAAGGATATGATTTGACCCTAAGCACCGTAGGGATTGGAATTGACGTCGAGCTTAGCATAAGTGAAATTGCTCCTGAGCTCTATATCATGCCTCTTTGGGAGAATAGAGAGACATTGAAAGCTTTATCACAAATTGCTAACCTTCTTGGAGAAAAAAGTGTTGCTGAATCAATTTTGAAAAAGTTAGGAGAGTTAGAGGAAATAATGAAGCGAAGAGAATTGATTGAAAACCTTGACGAGCTGATAGCAGAAGAAGAGAGAAGGTTAAACAAAAAAATCGCAGAAAAGCTTGAGAGATTCAGCCTAACTTTGACTGGTAAGGAGCTATTGGAATTTCTAAAAGAGCTCAGAGAAGGGGACTATGGTGCAATATTTAAGCACTTCAGCGAAATTGAGAGTGAAATCCTTGAGGAAATAAATGAAGCGGAGAAAAGACTCAGTGAAAGGCTAAACTTTACTGTTGAACTGTTTTCACGAGAAAACCTCTATCCCATCGAAGTCCTTCCAGAGAGCATTGAGGCTTTGCACCAAGAACTGGAAAGGGAACTCAAAATTGAGTTGTATTTGAAGAGTCGTGAAATTCTTGATGAAATAAAACACCTCATACCAAAGCTTAGAGAGGAGATAAACAAAGCCTATGAGCTGGAGTTTTTAAGGGCTGTGAAGGAATTTACAGAAGGGTTTACATTCCCAGAGCTGATTGAAGGAGGAATCACTTTCATAAATGGGAGGCATCTGTTCATTAAGAATCCTCAGCCGGTTAGCTATGTTGTTGGAAAGGCTCCAATAGAGTTTAATGGTGTAAACGGTGAGAGGGTCGTTATTTTGACAGGTGCAAACAGTGGTGGAAAAACTTCACTGCTTGAGCTTACCTCTCAAATAGTTATCTTAACTCATATGGGCTTTCCAGTTAATGCCGAGAAAGCTTGGGTCGAGGTTTTAGACGAGCTTTTCTTCTTCAAGCGAAAGCGATCCATTTACGGTGCCGGAGCTTTTGAAACAGCTTTAAAGAGCTTTGTGAGAGCACTGACAAGCGATGGGAGAAAGCTGATTTTGATTGACGAGTTTGAAGCAATAACAGAACCCGGAGCTGCTGTCAAGATAATAGCGGAGCTCTTGAAGATTGCTTATGAAAAAGGATTCTATGTCATCATTGTGTCACATTTGGGCGAGGATTTAAAGAAGGAGCTGCCCTTTGCGAGAGTCGATGGTATCGAAGCTCAAGGCTTGGATGAAAATCTCAACCTAATTGTTGACAGACAGCCAAAGTTTGGGGTTTTGGGCAAAAGCACTCCAGAGCTGATTGTTGAAAAGCTTTACCGCGCCAAGAGAGGAAAAGAGAAGAAGATTTTTGAGAGGGTGTGGCGGGCATTCACTTAA
- a CDS encoding ABC transporter ATP-binding protein, which yields MYAIEIENLTKSYGNLKAVDDLTLNVEKGIVFGFLGPNGAGKTTTILSMLGLIIPDSGSIRILGHDVFREPIQVKEKIGFLPENATIYEELTAWKNLDFFANFYRFSRQEKEKRIEELLKLVGLWDVKYRKVKTFSKGMKQRLLLAQALINDPEVLILDEPTSGLDPEGAYLVKSIVKEEREKGKTVFFSSHVLSEVEELSDKVGIIVKGRLRALGTLEEIKKEFMELEGYEIKVETKQPLPEIDLPEIISIKRIGDSRAIIFAKEDIREELSEYLSRKGITILSLEIEEPSLEDVFLKTIYKR from the coding sequence ATGTACGCTATAGAGATTGAAAACCTGACAAAAAGTTATGGAAATTTAAAGGCTGTTGATGATCTTACATTAAACGTCGAAAAGGGCATTGTATTTGGATTTCTTGGCCCGAACGGTGCTGGAAAGACAACAACGATATTGAGCATGCTCGGCCTTATCATACCCGACAGCGGGAGCATAAGAATTCTCGGACACGACGTTTTCAGGGAGCCAATTCAAGTAAAAGAAAAGATTGGATTTTTGCCAGAGAATGCCACCATCTATGAAGAACTAACAGCTTGGAAAAACTTGGACTTTTTCGCAAACTTCTATAGGTTTTCACGGCAAGAAAAGGAAAAGCGCATTGAAGAGCTTTTAAAGCTCGTTGGACTTTGGGATGTGAAGTACAGGAAAGTTAAGACATTTTCAAAAGGAATGAAGCAACGCCTGCTGCTTGCTCAAGCTCTGATAAACGATCCCGAGGTTCTTATCTTGGATGAGCCAACGAGTGGACTCGATCCTGAAGGTGCTTACTTGGTGAAGAGCATCGTAAAGGAAGAGCGCGAAAAAGGGAAGACGGTGTTCTTCTCCTCACACGTATTGAGCGAAGTCGAAGAACTAAGTGATAAGGTTGGAATAATTGTGAAGGGCAGGCTTAGAGCATTAGGAACCCTTGAGGAAATTAAAAAAGAATTCATGGAGCTTGAAGGGTATGAGATAAAGGTGGAAACCAAACAGCCTCTGCCCGAAATTGATCTGCCGGAAATAATAAGCATCAAACGTATCGGCGATAGTAGGGCAATAATATTTGCAAAGGAGGATATCAGGGAAGAGCTTTCGGAATACCTGTCAAGGAAAGGGATAACGATTCTGAGCCTTGAAATAGAGGAGCCAAGTTTGGAGGATGTTTTCTTGAAGACAATCTACAAGAGGTGA
- a CDS encoding NEW3 domain-containing protein — protein MKKLSTVMLLFLLLSSIAQAQPWIEVFQGKVKIGETLIVGKYQIKITQEKETLMPYAIIYKGNEIIKVAGLNDTIEAEKIRIIPGSFNPESEEVFLVVQYEPSLFNEIKPKAGLSFSVNGYSIKILNSSEESAELSINGAEIIVKSNTSRVYDKLAFVYNGEILRVYYADVSVKLEEKRDYEIYYPFESLNVKAGEEIRIPISIINNGNDELQLPVQVTSKPPSWDAKIIDGQSGYDVSEIILRPKSSAQLFLDVKIPEDSEGIETVTFAVGEEIGAVKISVTKESGMEVKVPILGVEAEAGDTLKLPVEIINKGKEKEVTLEVKGKPQNWNVYFMLNGQRVRSALLDKQLSFTLVIETPRNADLGMHSIAFSVNGIEKRVSVFIYRTHKGEPAKLILTVKDEDGNFVGKAEVTVGNETAFTDSYGKVELEVKSGKYLLVIEKEGYEKFEKIIKLEDGEEKSLDVTLVKLPYYFTVEGQGDIVQVKTGGIGTYTFTINNLGKNDDTYSLSCLGIPEEWSAEFYMNEIPIKNVQVDAGKSKDVLLRIIPPFNAQPGNYNITISIKSSSGIERTLSLMVKLVGEYRIELYPQTPMISVKAGSEGRAVVNLQNSGTAPITNVKFEVSAPQGWDVKVVPSSIPELKPMVFGGGNVKAIAVPSQHTSVQVIVKVPKTTPAGTYQITITAKGDQAQASTQITVRVTQSSKSAYLGILILLLTFGAVIWMMRRVGRR, from the coding sequence ATGAAGAAGCTCTCTACTGTGATGTTGCTGTTTCTTCTTCTGTCTTCAATTGCTCAGGCTCAGCCATGGATTGAAGTTTTTCAGGGAAAGGTAAAGATAGGTGAAACCCTTATAGTGGGGAAGTATCAAATCAAGATAACGCAGGAGAAAGAAACTCTGATGCCCTATGCAATAATCTACAAAGGTAATGAGATAATAAAAGTTGCAGGGCTGAATGATACAATTGAAGCAGAAAAAATCAGGATAATCCCGGGAAGCTTTAATCCCGAAAGTGAAGAAGTCTTTTTGGTTGTCCAGTATGAGCCAAGCCTGTTCAATGAGATAAAACCCAAAGCAGGGCTTTCATTCAGTGTGAATGGATACTCCATAAAAATCCTAAACTCATCAGAAGAAAGCGCTGAGCTAAGCATAAATGGGGCTGAGATAATAGTGAAGAGCAACACATCCCGGGTTTATGACAAACTTGCATTTGTGTACAATGGTGAAATTCTGCGTGTTTATTATGCCGACGTCAGCGTTAAATTGGAAGAGAAGAGAGATTATGAAATCTATTATCCATTTGAAAGCCTAAACGTCAAGGCTGGGGAGGAAATTAGGATTCCAATTTCCATAATAAACAACGGAAACGATGAGCTGCAGCTTCCCGTTCAGGTAACTTCAAAGCCTCCCAGCTGGGACGCTAAGATAATCGACGGACAGAGTGGATATGATGTCAGTGAGATCATTCTTAGACCAAAAAGCTCTGCACAGCTTTTCCTTGATGTAAAGATACCCGAAGACAGTGAAGGTATTGAAACAGTAACCTTTGCAGTTGGTGAAGAAATAGGTGCTGTGAAAATCAGCGTTACAAAAGAAAGTGGCATGGAAGTGAAAGTTCCAATTCTCGGCGTGGAGGCTGAAGCAGGTGATACCTTAAAGCTTCCCGTTGAGATAATCAACAAAGGAAAGGAAAAAGAGGTCACCCTTGAGGTTAAAGGGAAGCCTCAAAACTGGAACGTTTACTTCATGCTTAATGGACAGAGGGTTAGGTCAGCCCTTCTGGATAAACAGTTATCTTTTACCCTCGTTATTGAAACCCCAAGGAATGCAGACCTTGGGATGCATAGTATAGCGTTCTCTGTAAACGGTATAGAAAAGAGGGTGTCGGTTTTCATCTACAGGACCCACAAAGGGGAACCCGCAAAGCTCATACTGACGGTCAAAGACGAAGATGGGAACTTTGTTGGAAAAGCAGAGGTAACGGTCGGAAATGAAACGGCCTTTACGGACAGCTACGGAAAAGTGGAGCTTGAGGTCAAGTCCGGAAAATATTTGCTTGTGATAGAAAAAGAGGGCTATGAGAAGTTTGAAAAAATCATTAAGCTTGAGGATGGAGAAGAGAAAAGCCTTGACGTAACGCTGGTCAAGCTTCCCTACTACTTTACCGTAGAGGGTCAAGGAGATATAGTGCAGGTTAAAACCGGAGGAATTGGAACGTATACGTTCACAATAAACAATCTTGGAAAGAATGATGATACGTATTCGCTGTCCTGTTTAGGAATCCCTGAAGAATGGTCTGCCGAGTTTTACATGAACGAAATCCCTATAAAAAACGTTCAGGTTGATGCAGGTAAATCAAAAGATGTTCTGCTCAGAATAATTCCTCCGTTCAATGCACAGCCCGGCAATTACAACATCACGATAAGCATAAAAAGCTCCTCCGGAATTGAAAGAACTCTTTCGCTGATGGTTAAGCTTGTTGGTGAATATAGGATTGAGCTTTATCCCCAAACACCGATGATAAGCGTTAAGGCTGGAAGTGAGGGAAGGGCTGTTGTAAACCTTCAAAACTCTGGAACAGCTCCAATAACCAATGTAAAATTTGAGGTCTCCGCTCCCCAGGGTTGGGACGTTAAGGTTGTCCCCAGCTCAATTCCTGAACTTAAACCGATGGTTTTTGGTGGTGGGAACGTCAAGGCAATTGCAGTGCCCTCTCAACATACGAGCGTTCAGGTTATCGTGAAGGTGCCAAAAACCACTCCTGCTGGGACATACCAGATAACCATCACAGCCAAGGGCGATCAGGCACAGGCAAGTACTCAGATAACGGTTAGAGTAACTCAGAGCTCAAAATCAGCCTACCTTGGAATTCTGATACTCCTCTTGACATTTGGTGCAGTGATATGGATGATGAGGAGGGTAGGGAGGAGATGA
- a CDS encoding Kae1-associated kinase Bud32: MELIKQGAEAKIYLAKFEELYFPFNGEKVIIKHRISKRYRIKEIDQKLRKERTVREARILHRAKKFGVNVPYIYEVDLKDMKIVMEFIEGERLKEYLERIPIEERLKFCREIGRQIGKLHEAGIVHGDLTTSNMILRDGKIYLIDFGLAEFDNTLEAQGVDLHLLKRAMESTHYKWFEEGFEAVLEGYVEVRGEEKAQKLKEKIEEIESRGRYVRERKWIK; the protein is encoded by the coding sequence ATGGAACTAATAAAGCAAGGAGCAGAAGCAAAAATCTATTTAGCTAAATTTGAAGAGCTTTATTTCCCATTTAATGGTGAAAAAGTAATTATAAAGCACCGCATTTCTAAACGATACAGGATAAAGGAGATTGATCAGAAGCTGAGAAAAGAGAGGACTGTTAGAGAAGCGAGAATTCTGCACAGAGCTAAAAAGTTTGGAGTTAATGTTCCTTATATCTATGAAGTTGATTTGAAGGATATGAAAATTGTCATGGAATTCATTGAAGGAGAGCGTTTGAAGGAGTATTTGGAGAGAATCCCCATAGAGGAACGTTTAAAATTTTGCCGTGAAATTGGAAGACAAATTGGAAAACTGCATGAAGCTGGTATTGTTCATGGAGATTTGACAACATCTAACATGATTTTAAGAGATGGGAAAATTTACCTCATAGATTTTGGGCTGGCAGAGTTTGATAACACACTTGAAGCCCAAGGCGTTGATTTACATCTACTAAAGAGAGCTATGGAAAGCACACACTACAAATGGTTTGAGGAAGGCTTCGAGGCTGTTCTTGAGGGCTATGTAGAGGTTAGAGGCGAAGAGAAAGCTCAAAAGCTGAAAGAAAAGATAGAGGAGATTGAAAGCAGAGGCAGGTATGTAAGGGAGAGAAAGTGGATTAAGTGA
- the moaC gene encoding cyclic pyranopterin monophosphate synthase MoaC, giving the protein MKLTHVDEKGVKMVEVGHKDVVFRKAIAKGKIRLKPETIKLIQEGKTKKGNVLAAAQIAGILAVKRTWEIIPLCHPIPLTGVDISFEFGEDYIEATCEVRAYYKTGVEMEALTGVSVALLTIWDMVKAVEKDEKGQYPVTRIYDIRVVEKIKGNYL; this is encoded by the coding sequence ATGAAGCTCACTCATGTGGATGAAAAAGGCGTTAAAATGGTGGAAGTTGGTCATAAGGATGTTGTGTTTAGAAAGGCGATTGCCAAAGGAAAGATAAGGCTCAAACCGGAGACAATAAAGCTTATCCAAGAGGGTAAAACTAAAAAAGGAAATGTACTTGCAGCTGCACAGATAGCTGGAATTTTGGCAGTAAAGAGGACTTGGGAGATAATACCGCTGTGCCATCCTATTCCGCTAACTGGTGTTGACATAAGCTTTGAGTTTGGAGAAGATTACATTGAGGCAACTTGTGAAGTAAGAGCATACTACAAGACAGGGGTTGAGATGGAAGCTCTAACAGGGGTTAGTGTCGCTTTACTTACAATCTGGGACATGGTGAAAGCCGTGGAAAAAGACGAGAAGGGACAGTACCCGGTTACGAGGATTTATGACATTAGAGTTGTCGAGAAGATCAAAGGAAACTATCTTTAA
- a CDS encoding ABC transporter permease produces MDDEEGREEMNVFNIAMKEFYVSIKSKRFVIILLLYVIYLLLVAYALRNHLAELSKPTVGTTNLEPFGTRGEVFQTPLSMMLIANFSFFTIIGGIMGASLGADAINREIETGTIKTLLGHPVYRDEVINGKFLGNGLVLGITVMVGYLFTVAYLLIIGIPIDGESFFRGLIAFLVTLLYSLTFLSIAILISTMVRKPETSMLISIGLAIFLTLVYGIIVSLIAEHLAGEMPPYGPAFRVWRENVLLWEQRLHLINPAHHYAALVLAVFAGDRIANSYLPLSEVLALALNNLAMLVVFLMLPFALAYVRFMTSDLN; encoded by the coding sequence ATGGATGATGAGGAGGGTAGGGAGGAGATGAATGTCTTCAATATAGCAATGAAAGAATTTTACGTTTCAATAAAGAGCAAGCGCTTTGTCATAATCCTTCTCCTTTACGTTATTTACCTCCTGCTTGTGGCATACGCTTTAAGGAATCATCTTGCGGAGCTCTCAAAGCCAACTGTTGGCACTACAAATCTTGAGCCCTTTGGGACCAGAGGAGAAGTATTTCAAACACCGCTTTCAATGATGCTTATAGCTAACTTTTCCTTCTTCACGATAATTGGCGGCATAATGGGAGCCTCCCTTGGAGCCGATGCCATAAACAGGGAAATTGAAACCGGAACAATAAAGACACTTCTTGGACATCCCGTGTACAGGGATGAGGTAATAAATGGAAAATTTTTGGGAAATGGTCTCGTTCTTGGAATAACCGTCATGGTAGGATACCTTTTTACCGTTGCGTACCTTCTGATAATTGGAATTCCCATCGATGGTGAATCCTTTTTTAGGGGGCTTATTGCATTCCTTGTAACACTGCTGTACTCCCTTACGTTTCTAAGCATCGCAATTCTTATTTCAACAATGGTTAGAAAGCCCGAGACTTCGATGCTTATCTCAATCGGGCTGGCGATCTTCTTAACTCTGGTCTATGGAATTATAGTATCTTTAATTGCCGAGCATCTTGCCGGAGAAATGCCGCCTTATGGCCCAGCGTTTAGGGTGTGGAGAGAGAACGTTCTGCTCTGGGAGCAGAGGCTTCACCTCATAAATCCAGCCCATCATTATGCCGCTTTAGTGCTTGCTGTATTTGCAGGAGACAGAATAGCCAATTCATACCTCCCCCTGTCAGAAGTTCTGGCACTTGCACTGAACAACTTAGCAATGCTGGTGGTGTTTTTAATGCTACCCTTTGCCCTTGCTTATGTGAGGTTCATGACAAGTGATTTAAATTAA